In Telopea speciosissima isolate NSW1024214 ecotype Mountain lineage chromosome 10, Tspe_v1, whole genome shotgun sequence, the DNA window agagagagagatagagagccGAATACATTGccaatttccctttttttccctccaTGTGCCAAAGCTatagcatggtttgaggaagtGGATGATTCAGGTACTGATTCCAGCCAGTTCAAATCAACCAATTTGTACTAAAATTTTAAGGCTCCATTCGTTTTCGATCAATTCCAATTGATTTAGGATGAATTAGAGCCGAATACATTACCAATTTTGTTTACTTGGACCATGGCTTTTATTCCTTACCTATAACCCTGTTATTGCATGGGAAAGAAGCATTTTGTTtatgggagagggagagggatgaATATGCTAGCACCATAtgcacatctctctctcttccactctttgaaatgactcccttacccctcaaagggaggaagagaaagatagacacatagggtgctagcatgaGGTATACTGCTAGCATACccaacattttttttcctttgtggtTTATTTATACCTTATAACTGAAGGTTATTGTTGTTTTTTCATGCTCAAAGGGTCCATACTGACAGGTTTCAAAATATTGTGCTACTACAAAAGCACAAATTAAAGATCGATATTTCTCTTgataaaaaaaccaattttcTTGAAGAAGGATGGAATCCATGGGCCGattaacattcttttttccataaaagttctaaattaaaattgaatcatTTAGTAAATGGTTCCAATATCCCAAATTGAAACCAATAaatggattttattattatgcTTTTGATATTGGTTCGAGTTATTGATTTACGAGTTCTATACCTAAGAGAGAATGAACATATTTTTTGAAGCCAAATAATGATGTTAAGTTGAACCACAACATCTAATCTCAAAttacctaaaataaaaaatattttaaatactaatcagtttttttttttttaatccattttgtttgtatattttttttgatggaaCAGAAGAACATATATTTCTTAAAGAGAACAAAAAGTTTGTACATCATACAAAAAAGGGGAGATGGGGGTTCTACTAGTGAATGTAAAGAGAGCCAAAGAACGTAGGGTTCTAAATCAGAGATTGTTTTTATGGCTGATAATATATTTTGTTTATAAATTTATTCTAGTTGATTTTAACCTATTCAAAACCAGTGATTTATTAATTCAAAGCTAAACCATTTCACTAATTAAAtctaaaaccaaataaattagaaaacaaattaattTTGGATAAAATGATTTCAGTCTGCAATTcacacccttttttttctcatcACTTCTGTTGGATCAATAAACCAGTCCTAAAGTCTCGTAGAATGTGTATCAGGCTAATCAAATCAGATTTGGATTCTGAAAACAATCTTAGTAGGGTTACCTTGACTGACATGACTCCTATGTCTAGAAGTCCATAAAAACATGTGAAAATACCGTCCTGTCCTACCCGTTATGAGAACGAAAAAGATATCTATATTCATATTCTTGCGTGCACTTTCATTGGCCCATGCATGGATTTGGAGGTTACAGGGCCACACAATGATCTCTTGCTCATTATTAAAATAGtatggcaaaagttttcatgctcGACGATACGTGTACACGGCTTGCATTAAATGCAATCACATTGGTATAAATATCAATTTGAAATGACATAAAAACCCTCACACCCTTCACTTAATGGAATCAATGGGAGAATCTCCCGTGTACGATTATACGAATACCTATCCTCTATCTAGTAAGATTGGTATTGATATAAATATccatttgaaaatgacataaatacccctaccctctATCTGAGGATTCCATGAGAGAATCAATCTCCCCTGTACGAATACCTATTTTCAGCTCAATTAGGAATCATTAACATTATTCACTTTGGGTTTGTACATGATTAATTGGAATTTAACTTGGATCACAAGGTCCGAAGACTTAACTATGCGTGGCCATCACGCTTCTTTAATACGAGTGTGCGTCAGTCGCGTTCTCCTTTTCCATCTCCAACTCCAAGTGGATTTCTCACGGTGATAAATACAGAATCCATCCCCcgttttgagagaaaaaaaagagagagaaataaggGAGAGAAAATCGGAAGAACAGATTTAGGGTTTGCAGGaggagaacaagaagaagaagcagcagtagCGACAGCTATGCCGAAGAACAAGGGTAAGGGAGGTAAGAacaggaagagaggaaagaacgAAGCTGACGATGAGAAACGTGAGCTGGTATTCAAGGAAGATGGGCAAGAATACGCCCAGGTTCTTCGTATGCTTGGGAACGGTCGGTGCGAAGCCATGTGCATCGACGGCACCAAACGTCTCTGCCACATACGAGGGAAGATGCACAAGAAGGTCTGGATCGCTGCTGGCGATATCATACTTGTGGGACTTCGTGATTATCAGGACGACAAAGCTGATGTGATCCTCAAGTACATGCCCGATGAAGCTAGGTTATTGAAGGCTTATGGTGAGCTCCCAGAGAATACTCGTCTCAACGAGGGTATCACTGCTGGAATAGACGAAGACGAAGATGGAGCCGGTGACGGTTATATTGATTTTGAGGACGAGGACATCGACAAGATCTAGGGTTTgcgattttttttcttatcttttttttccccctcttctgGAATATgtttaatatgaaatcttacAAGGATGAGTTGTGCGGGGTTTGCGTTCTGTAGCAAAATTTGAGGGTTCTTCCCCAGCCCCTCCTCTTGTGTGAATTTATTGCTGTCACATGTTCAATTAGGGTTTCCCCCGATGCAATTGGATGAAATGAAAATAATGGTAAACCTATCAATTTGCATACTTTATCCGTGGATCTTTTCTTCCCATCCATTTTCATTCGAAGTATCTTTCTCTCTTaatcttcccttttttataCAATTACCTTGAAAACTGGTAATATTTGGTCACCTGGTCTTCTGGTTGAATTGATGTTGGAGATTGATGACACTGTGGTTTGTGAGAGTTTGATATTTTTGAATGCTTAAAGCGCTTTTTGATTATTAACACTTATACTTGAATTATGATGGAGATGGGTGTGGTCTCTGTGTTAGGTTGGTATATGGCTTATGGAAttagaattttcttttcattaagGGACTGAAAACAATGAACTTATGGCGAATTTTTTTGGTATGGTCtagtttgtgtttttttctccttgtttattttttttttatggaaatagGTGTAATCTTGGAGTTAGGCTATTTCCTGGCCTAATTTGTGGTTTCGTAACATATTCATGGAACAAATTTATGTTTTGTTTGTCTCGGTTAATTTGTGGTTTCACTGTTCTGTGAGTGGATGAAGAATTTGATCGAATTTGGCCATGAGTATGGATAACTACAACTTCCCCTGGCCAttcattttgttttcaattcatcaTAGTAATGTTTGTATTACTCTATGTTCTGCAAATGTATTCATCGTTGAGCAAGGGAGGAGCCATGTCCATAAACATGGCAGTCACCAAGCAATCTAGGGCCAGTATAGAATTTTGAGCATGGAAGATGTTGCCATGTTGGGAAGTCTTTAGCCATGAAGGTTATGATTTCAGAAAGCCATGGTTATTTTAGGACCAAGATGTGAATGTTGATTATGGGGGAAGGGTTTTTGTCACCAAAATACATATTAGTTGGGATATTGTAATAGAAAACTAGGGATTGTAGTGTTTGATTTTCGGTGGCCCTAGTGCTCATGGAATTGAAACTAGGTCTTGTAGTGTTTGCTTACTGGTGGCCCTTGTGTTCATGGAATTGAAAACTAGGGATTGTAGTGGTTGCGTACTGGTGGCCCTTGTGCTCATGGAATTGGGTGTTaagtaatagtagtagtagtaataatTAGTTGGGTTATTGCTCTGGCATTGTCCTCTGTTTCCTTGTTGATTCCCCCTCTTAAAGCTTTAATTCCATTGTGATCCCGATCCGCGCCAATGATCGAATGTATCTTCATGCCTGAGATGTGGAGATGTGGAGTCTAATGATCATAGATAGCTTGGCTGTCCGTTTGTGAGAGCTGCTTGGTTAGGTAGGTACTCTTTCCTATTCTGTCTATTCTGTCCCTTCTCTTTGCTTGGTTAGTAATCTTCGTAAATGCATAGCTAGTTAGGACCTTCTCTCCTCTCTGAACAAGCAACAGGCCACTGAAGTGCTGGTTTCTTTGGCTTGCAAGAAACGATCTGATATGTAATTGGAGAAACTGGACTCCTGTAGAAGAGTTCACCTCAGCTCAAAGAGCCTTTAATGAATTCTGGGCAGCAAACACTCCAGCTCCACAAGTACCTCTCCATTCGTCTCCAAGCCACCGCATGACATCCTACTGATTCTCTCCACCAACAAATTAAAATCAATTGTGATGCCTCTCTCCATCGACTCATGCAAATATCCTCATCAAAATCTTTGTAATACTGAAGCCTTGAATGCTTCATGTTATCAataaattcttaaaaaaaaaaaaaaacaaaattgtgaGGAGGTCGCGCTGCCTATTTGCAATTGGAATCTACTGTCGTCATATGTCACTTGAGTTGATGCTTGAGAGTTGAGATGAGAGGGAGTGGGGTCGCATATGCAGTAGGGTCTGAATGGTCACTTCTTGTATGAAGAAGAATTGGATACGAAAATGAAGCCTTCTGAGCCTCAGATAATAGGACACATGACCTACCTTTTCGCAAGTTATGCGGTGCATATCAGTATCTTATTGTGGCTAGCTAGCTAACTCTATGCGCATCAATGGTTCTTGGTTTACACAGGGTGACATATTCATCAGGCCAA includes these proteins:
- the LOC122644052 gene encoding eukaryotic translation initiation factor 1A, yielding MPKNKGKGGKNRKRGKNEADDEKRELVFKEDGQEYAQVLRMLGNGRCEAMCIDGTKRLCHIRGKMHKKVWIAAGDIILVGLRDYQDDKADVILKYMPDEARLLKAYGELPENTRLNEGITAGIDEDEDGAGDGYIDFEDEDIDKI